The DNA segment AAGAGCATCCAACATCAGAATGAAGTTGTAACAGAGTCCACATCAAAATGATGAAGAACCTGACTCTAAAGAACTGAACTTCAAAATGGTTCAAAACTCATCATAAAGGATAATATCATGTCTTTCATATGATTCCATACATACAGAGGGCACAACAAATGACTGAAGTTGACAACATTTCACTTCCCACATGATTCCACACACACTAGGGCATATTAGAAAGTGAATGCTAACTACATTAGAAGATTCAatcaagttgaaagttgaagctGTCCATGGGAGGTATTGGTGTAAGGCATTAGAATAAAAGATTGAAGATACTACACAATCTAACATTGGACAGAACACTAACATACCAACAATTGTACCTTCACTTTAAAATTCTATGAAGCAATCTACTTCAAAATGCTCTATGTTGTGAAGATGTGGAAGAGTTATGAAGTTGTGCTACTTCAAAAAGGCATATCAATTGATCTCCATCAATAGGATTGTTAGTTGTTATTCATTATTAGTATTGTATTGAAAATTTGCAAGAAAATAACAGTgtgcctccaatttatggttctttttggtggaaattgtatatattttctttcttgtttgagTTTATAGAGTAGAAACTCCATTTTTGTGACCTAATGTTGAATTTAACTCAATTTGTcgcccaaagaagagaaagtgcaaaaagctgttgatgaactcgcttaacGAGGCAGTTTAGCTAAGTGAGCCTCATCCGCTTAGCGAGGCATCTAGCTCGCTTAGCAgatgggaaaccctagaagaggaaaAGTTAGAGATTTGCATGCTCAGCATGTAGCCAGCCCGCCCAGCGAGGACGCTGTCTCTTCTCGCACTCAGCGCGCCCACCTTCGCTTAGCGGAATTTCACTTCCTCTCGCTCAGTGAGCATGTCTCGCTGAGCAAGCCTTCGTGTGCTGAGAAGTCCAAGAACCTTTAAAACACTAAGATTGGAGGAAACTAGAGAAAGAACCACAACCAGAGTCTAGCCAAGCCTTGCTACGTGAAAAACAGAGAGAAATAGGGCTGAGAGGCTGGAGAAGACATtctccttcatcttcttccattttctttcaccaaaaatattttctttctttgtattttGAAGCTTTaattgtaatggaaggctagaaCCTCTTTGTTGGGGAGTAACTACTgaaactcttgatgtaatgctcttactatctatttaatgttattttctggtgttctttgcttctatctatacttattttacatgcttatggtttgatcatccacttgtatgtttagttaggatttttagtattggaaaatgctttaaaaccttagaacttgatagagcaagctagaaatctgTATGTCTATGAATGAAGTGCAGTGATCTAGTATATTTTACATTGTATGCTTAGTGCAACTCTGTTAGAGCgagtttgttgaggaatcaagaacaaaagctaagagagttaggctcattcatgTGAGGATCCATGGTCTGAGTGTTTTCTCGGTgtaagaacactaggataacattaaatagagaaaaacccttTTATACAGCAAGAGAAATTTCAGTAAGAAACTCCCCAACACTTTTATCTTGATATTTGTCACATTTTACAGCTttgagtattttaattttatccaagTAGTTTAATAGTGCAAAAACCTAATTTATCACTCAATATTTACTTATTTCCAAGCTTTAAAAGTATTTACATATTGAATATACATAGTCTAGGTCAAACAAATTCCCTatggatacgatactcggtcttactgttttatactacttgtacgAATCGGTACACTTGCCGACCACCCGAACAAGGATCTACTTCAAGTATCAATCATTTCTTAGTTAACGTCATAATGAATATTCTAATGTCACTTCATAATGGTTGTCAGAAAGGTTCCTTGAAATGAACACCTTAGAATGATCTTGCAAGTTGTCACACCATGACAGTTGTCAAGTCTAGCTACTTGCTCTAGAAGTTTGTTAGTTGAATGAGCCCCACTTCAACGATCTTCTTTGGAGGAATAAGTGGTTTTTTTAGAATATCATGaaggaagttgaaagttgagcCAAAAATCTTTATGTGAGAAATCTACATTTTTGTTTCAACCTTCTTTGTTGAGAGTTACCCACTTCATTAAAAGGTTGTAATCAATAATAAATCTAAGATAAAAGTAAGAAACTATAATTTCCTAAGTGGAAACCCTATGTGAGGTGAAGATATGTGTCTGTGCAATCcaaaatcacaaaaaccctTTTGTTGTTTTAAGTCCAATAGTAGCTAACAAGGTTCAAATCCAGTGGTGTTCCATAAGTCCAGTGAAAGTACTGGCAAGTTGTTGAAATCCAATGGTTGCTAGTCCAACAATGGTTGGTTGGGTTAATGAAAACTCATCTTGAAGGGTTAGGACTGAACTTAGCCCAAGATTGAGatgaactaatataaaaaacattatgcACTACTCTTCTTCCCCATCTATGTACTAATTttggttatgattttttaactattttttgtcAATCTCTAAGACAGAaaatgtaacaccctgaaatattattagtaattataattgatgtttaattttatttattgtgttgttttattcatatattatttcAAGGAGGTGAATTTAGTTATTAGAAGGGTGTGGGTAGTtaaaactctagcttctcaaagaagcctcatgaggaagcttctcaaggaagcctcatgagaaagcttctcaaggaagctgtCTGAGCTGTCTCGTTAAGAGTGCCCTCAGGCATTCGTTAATcattggatcttctcgaaatttggtctaGAGGTTCATAGGACAAATTTCCACGATCTGACCGTTACGATCTGCGATATGTCATCTAGTGTGTGAGCAACGCTTCTTTTCCCGAGAGCAGAAACACTTGAGTGTTGCAAGCTTTGTTTTTCGTGTAGCCTTGGAAAACACTTAttcctttctccttctttctttcaaaaCCCTTCCTCAATGTCCCAAGCTTCTTCTTCACCACCCACAACCACcaatagccaccacaaaccgctATAGTTCTTCAttgaaaccccacaccgagaggaacccttcaatcgGAGCAGAATCTTCTAAACTTCtcttgcggtttcggtagagaacgaagcCCAATCTGACCTTCGCAATTTTCTGAGGTAACCGTGATTCTATGCTTGTTCCTTATTAGTTTCAGCTTATCTTTGCATCTTTTTCGGCTTTGGAACCACCATTGTATGTTTTACGTGTCCTTCAAAACACCCTAGAGAAAGatactttgtaaacgttatctttttatgaaatgggtgttattttcgtgaccttcactAAACCCTGATCACATTGGCGTAAtcggaattttaaaatgatgttccttttgtaGAATCTGAAACGCCCTTAGCCTTTTCATGTAGTGACATGAGTATTTGACTCAGAATATTGTTGTTAACCttatttctgaaatccatagtaatttccttcattttcaCGTAATAGAGACTTGCATTGGACCAACAAGCGTGAACGAGAGAGATACCTCTAAGTGACACAAAGAGGAACCGACTGgaagctcacgataggtgaggggagtttattataaaatttaccgttttaacaccatagttagggtcagggaacgtAGCTACGAGAATAtatgcctgtccctgttgcatgctgattttcctttatagaaaacaacatttttaactaatgggatgagATATAATTGTTAATGATGTACATGCTGGTTTTCATGAAAACTATGTTTTtgacgaatgggatgcgatatatttattgttgatgaatgaaattattgtctttatttgacttgtgttgtttgaagacctgaggagtgtgaatctcaggcatgaaagaagtaagtatatgcggaatgcaacttactgttgatgttgctattgatgactttaattgatatgtggtgatgttgatatttatgatgatattgatttgagatgatgttgctaatgaagatcatgtcaacatgaattgatgttagtattaatgattatgtgaatatgaaatgaggttgctGTTGTTTTTTATagcgtcattgagatgagatggtGTTTATGTTGAGAACGAtattgaaatggaatgttgatgatgttgaaaatgcaatgagatgtgcatgttgtgtatgttcatggggggatgcagtgaccttgtcggatgtctcTTGTGTGGAAaactagagtggttaaagaatttaagcatttctgaggggattcttaggcgctttaattcatCAATGGTCATGTACTTGACGacgcccatgtttcatacgttggatgttgtgtatgttcgggggggggtgcagtgaccttgtcggatgtcccttgtgtgggaaactagagtggttaaagaatttaagcatttctaaggggatgcttaggcgctttaattcatCCAGGGTCATGTACTTGATGACGCCCAcgttcatacgtcgtatgtTGCGTATGTTCATGGGTGGTGCgatgaccttgtcggatgtcccttgtgggagaaaatagagtggttaaaggattttagcatttctgaggggatgctttggcgctttaattcatccatgatCAAGTACTTGACACCGCCCTTGGTTCATGCCACGTATGACACGAGAAATAGTATAAATTGTGGCAatatgtactttgtactaggggtaTGTCACCTGGTGGGAAACTTTCTTGTGGCCCAGGCTAATCACCGATAGGGGGAGTTATGGTGCACGACTGGGTGGCCTCGACAGATACTGCATGGTTTCCTAAGTGGGGTGtcatgtggacacgcttaggctatttccttggtattGGATACGGTACATAACGCATTGCATCTGaaagttgaggtcaggtgcacgCATCATTCTGAGTagtcttgattggatccattgatggatgatgaataattgttgaatgtgggtgttgaataatgaatgttgaGTAAGCTCttgatgtttgcctatgttttcttgttaattttgattatttggatttagtattggttctttttataatgaactcacccttaattttgtatcatgtggttgatacctgtgatgatcgtgaACCTTGTTCATGGGAGAAGAATAATAGCAGTAGGGTGTAGGAAGTGAGATTCTATTGAGGAGCTGCCGAgctgacgtgatgacgttgggattattttgggagagagttgtgttttgttaatcaactcctctatAGTTAGTTCATGATTCCTTTTGTTGaactaaagatgtaaaactcaaatttttaattatatgtatgaacaaatttaatttccatTATGTGTATGATGTGTATTGAATtactattcatatatatatatatatatatatatatatatatatatatatatatattcactcaAGTGATGGtgtgttgtttggtgaatgtatgtcaagacaaaaattacttcaattttcataagaaaattaagggagttttaaaaaaaaaattgaatttatcgAGGTATTtagtggtgatatcgtagcgatgAGACGGGTCgttacatttagtggtatcagagtcaGGTTTAACCTTTTCGGCCAGTGAGTTATGAGTCTACTATGTTTTTCTGTGCATTTTCTGGTTGCCTTGTTAAATGCTTGATGTTTGTTGTTTGCTACTAGAACTTACTCACTTGTTGTGTTTCCATGAGTTATAGAGATTTGATTATTGTAGTCatatcatatttgttttccCGATGTCTGCTATACCATGAGTTTCAATGTTGTGTCATGGGTTATCAGACTGACCAtctgtataatttgtgaagggCAATGGGATGATATGGCAAGCGATGAGAAAATACAAATGATGGAAAGTAAGTGTTAATGTCTCGAGGCATCAACTCTCAAAAGTAACCAATTAGGAACTTGTGATGGTTGTGATTTTTGTGTGGTACTTTTGTTGTGTGTATTCCTTCCATGTCTAACTCCCTGGTGTGTATAGGGAGTGATGGCTGGACGGAATAATCGTGCGATAGCTAATGCTCTTCAAGCCTTAGCTCAGGCTATAGGGAATCCAAATTGGGGAGAAGCTGGTGGAGCTGTTGAGTACCAAGGGTTGGACCACTTCCAACGAAACAATCTTCTTTCTTTCAATGGTGGATACAACCCTGATGGTGCTCAGAACTAGATAAGGGAAATTGAGAAAAATTTTATGAGTTATGGCATGTCCGGAGGGGCAAAAGGTTGCTTTTGGTACATATACTCTAATGGAATAAGCTGAGTATTGGTGGGAGAATACTCGCCAATGCCTAGAGGCTGAAGGTCAAGATATGACCCGGGATGTCTTCAAGAGGGTATTTTTGGAGAAATACTTTCCCGAGGATGTTAGGAATAAGAAAGAGATGAAGTTCTTAGAGCTCAAGCAGGGAAACATGACTGTAGCTGAATATGCAACCAAGTTTGAGGAGTTGGTGAGGTACTTTCCCCATTATCAAGGGAGAAATGGTGAAAGTTCCAAATGTGTGACGTTTCTGAATGGCTTGCGACCTGAAGTGAAGCAAGCTGTGAATTACCAAGGTGTTCATTAGTTCCCACTTTTGGTTAATAGGTGCTGAATTTGGGATGAAGACTCCCGAGAGAGGGCGACCTATTATAGGAGTATAGGTCCAATGAGGAACAAAAAGAATGAACCTCAACATCGGGGAAAACCATACTTGACCCCTCATAAGCAATATGGTAACCGTCCCAACAATCAGAGGACTTTTGCTATGGGATTTATGGGTGCTAGTGGTAGCAAACCCAGTACTTTCCCCACTCATATCATTTGTTAGAAATGTAGTAAGCCAGGGCACATTTCCTCAAATTGTCCCGATAAAGgcataacatgttttaattgtGGACAAAAAGGACATATTCAAAGAGATTGTCCACACCCCAAGAAGGAGCAAAATGGTGGGGGCCTAAATGGTCAAACTGGACAACCGAAGGCCACTGGAAGAGTCTTTACCCTTAACGGTGCTGAAGCTTCGAAATCCAAAGATCTAATCCAAGGTAAATGTTTCATAAATGGGATTCTGTTACTTGTGCTATTTGATTCCAGTGCAACCCATTCCTTTATATCTTGTTTGTGTGTGGGGAAACTTAAGCTTTCTGtgtcttctttaaataaagatatGGTGGTAGAGACCCCAACTAGTGGTTCTGTGTTAACTTCTGATGTGTGTTTGGATTGTCTTATGGAAATTTCTGGTAGAACattcttgattgatttgatttgttttcctttgagccatattgatgttattcttggtatggactagttatcttccaaccatgtcttgttaaactgttttgataaaagtgtggtgtttgatgattctagagtgagtaaggatatgatgtttatctctgccaatcaagttgtgacatctttaaaagaagatgcTCAAGTGTACATGATCTTGTCTAGTCTGGAAATAGAGACAAAGGTTTCCATGTGTGATCTCCTTGTTGTCAAAGAGTTTCCTGAAGTGTTTCCTGAGGATACATTCGGTCTGCCACtcgagagagagatagagttttcCATAGACTTAGTACCTGGTGCTGGACCCATATCCTTAGCTccttataggatgtctcctatagagttagatgagcttaagaaacagttagaggaGTTGTTTGATAAGCAGTTTGTTAGACCTAGTGTGTCCCCATGAGGAGCACCAGTGTTGTTAGTGAGAAGAAAGATGGGACCATAAGATTGTGTGTGGATTACCGCCAGTTGAATAAGGTGATGATTAAGAATAAGTACCCTTTGCCTAGAATAAACAACCTTATAGACTAGCTGGTAGGAGCTTGTGTGTTTAGCAAGATAGACCTTAGGTCAAGTTATCATCAGATCCGAGTGAAGTCTGAAGATATACCAAAAACTGCTTTTAGAACTCGTTATGGTCACTATGAGTATCTAGTCATGCCCTTTGGTGTGACTACATGAATAGAATCTTTCACCCTTACCTTGATAGTTTTGTGGTAGTGTTCATAtatgatattttggtatactcTAAGACTAGAGAGGAACATGAAGAACATGTGAGGTTTGTGTTGCATACCCTTAGGGACCGAAAACTATTtgctaagttgtccaagtgtgagttttggttagagaaagttaTTTTCCTAGGGCATGTGATATCTCAAGGGGGTATAGCTGTAGATCCATCTAAGATAGAAGTCGTTCTTGAGTGGGAGAGTCCTAAATCTATTTTTGAGATTAGGAGTTTTCTGGGCTTAGCAGGATACTACCGGAGATTCATAGAAGGTTTCTCCAAGTTAGCTTTACCATTGACTAAACTGACTCGTaagggtcaagcttttgtgtgggataCCTAATGTGAGCATAGTTTCCAGACCCTTAAGGAAAGATTGATGACCACTCCAGTGCTAGTTTTGCCTAACCCAAGAAAACCCTTTGAGGTGTATTATGATGCATCAAAGATAGGTTTAGGAGGAGTGTTGATGCAAAATGGCCAAgtagtggcctatgcttctagacAACTTGAGAGGAATTACCCTACCCATGATCTAGAGTTGGCTGCTGTAGTTTTTTCCCTTAAGATGTGGAGGCATTACTTGTTTGGCTCAAAGTTTGAGGTGTTTAGAGATCATAAAAGCCTTAAGTACTTATTTAGTCAGAAAGAGCTGAACATGCGtcaaaggagatggttagagtttcttaaggattatgattttgagcttagctaccatCCTGGCAAAGCCAATGTAGTGGCTGATGCCTTGAGTAGGAAATCCCTACATATATCGGCCTTGATGGTTAGAGAAATGGATCTCCTAGAACAATTTAGAGACCTTAGCCTTGCATGTGAGGTTACCCCTAATAGTGTGAGATTAGGAACTTTGAGGATCACTAGTGAGTTACTAGGAGATATCAGGGAAGGCCAAAAGACTGATCCTTTTCTAAGGACTCAGTTAGAAGCTATAGAGTCAGGAAGAGATAGTAGCTTCAATGTTGGATCAGATGGAGTCTTGAGACTTCAAGATAGGATTTGTGTTGAACTTACGAAGATGATCctagaggaaggacataggAGTAATTTGAGCATCCACCCTAgtgctaccaagatgtatcaggatttgaagatgatgttttggtggcccaacatgaagagagaggttaGTGAGTTTGTCTATGCATGCCTAGTCTGTCAgaaggctaagatagaacatTAGAGAGCTTCAGGGAAGTTACAACCCTTAGAGATACCCCAGTGGAAGTGGGACAgtatttccatggattttgtggtAGGACTACCTAAAACCCCTAGAGGTTTAGATTCTATCTGGGTTATTGTTGACAGACTGACCAAGTCTGCTCACTTTATTCCCATTAATATCAGATTTTCTTTGGAGAAGTTGACCTTCCTGTATAGTAGTGAGATTGTCAGAttacatggtgtgccatctagcatagtgtctgatagagatcctagttttacctctagattttgggagagcCTGAACAGAGCGTTGGGAACCAAGCTTAGACTAAGTTCAGCTTACCATCCTCAGACTGATGGCCAAACTGAACGGACCAATCAGTCGCTGGAGGACCTTTTGAGGGCGTGTGTCTTAGAGCCAAAGGGAAGTTGGGAGAGTTTTCTTCCGTTGATAGAGTTCACTTATAACAATAGTTTTCACTCTACCATTGGCATGGCTCCCTATGGAGCTttgtatggtagaaggtgtaggacaccccTATGTTGGCTAGATCCCGAAAAAGACCTTACCTTAGGATCCGAAGTGATTCAACAAACCACAGAGGATGAAAGACCTGGAATTcgaggttggtgatcatgtattcttgagatTCACTCCGTGGACTGGGGTTGGTCGGGCATTGAAATCCCGAAAACCCACACCTCTCTTTATTggtcctttccaaattcttaaaAGAGTCGGTCCTGTGGCATACCAAATTGCATTACCCCATGTGATTGAATTAGATGACGTACAACTGAAGGAGaatttgacatatgaaacattacccttgaggatcgaggatagacgaacaaagCACCTAAGAGGAAAAGAGATTTTGTTGGTCAAGGTGATCTAGGGAGGTGCATCAAGATAAGATTCCACGTGGGAATTAGAGAGTCAGATGCGAGAAGCTCATCCATCCTTGTTTGAGTCAGGTAAATTTTGGGGACGAAATTTCTAAAAAGGTgggagagttgtaacaccctgaaatattattagtaattataattgtgtttaattttatttattgtgttgttttatccatgttttatttctagGAGGTGAATTTAGTTATTAGAAGGGTGTGGGTAGTtaaaactctagcttctcaaagaagcctcatgtggaagcttcttaaggaagcctaacgagaaagcttctcaaggaagcagTCTCGGTAAAAGCACACTATGGCATTCATTAAccgtttgatcttctcgaaatttggtctgtAGGTTTATATGACAGAtttccatgatctgaccgttgtGATCTGTAATATGTCATCTGGGGTATGAGAAACACTTCTTTTCCCGAGAATAGAAACACTTGAGTGTTGCAAGCTTTGTTTTTCGTGTAGCCTTGGAAAACAGTCAttcctttctccttctttcttccaaaacccTTCCCCAACGTCCCAAGCTTCTTCTTCACCACCCACAACCACCAGTAGCCACCATGAACCACCGTAGTTCTCCGTTGAAACCCCATAccaagaggaacccttcaatcgAAGCGAAATCTTCTAAACTTGTCTCGcagtttcggtagagaacgaagcCCAATCTGACCTTCACGGTTTTCTTTGAGGTAACCATGATTCTACGCTTTTTCTTTATTAGTTTCAGCTTATCTTTGCATCTTTTTCgactttggaaccgccattgtATGTTTTACGtgtcctttgaaaaaccctagagaaagagactCTGTAAACGTTATCTTTTTATGAATTGGgtgttattttcgtgaccttcactgaaccccgaTCATATTGGCATGAtcggaattttaaaatgatgttccttttgtaGAATCCAAAACGCCCTTAGCCTTTTCATATAGTGACATGAGTATTTGACTCAGAATATTGTTGTTAACCttatttctgaaatccatagtaatttccttcgttttggcataaTAGAGACTTACGTTGGACCAACAAGTGTGAACGAGAGAGAGACCTCTAAGTGACACAAAGAGGAACCGACTGgaagctcacgataggtgaagcgagtttattataaaatttaccgttttaacaccataatTAGGGTCAGGGAACGTAGCTACGAGAATATATGCCtttccctgttgcatgctgattttcctttatagaaaacaacatttttaactaatgggatgtgatataattgttattgatgtgcatgttggttttcaagaaaaactttgTTTTTGACGAATGTGATGCgatatatttattgttgatgaatggaattgttgtctttatttgacttgtgttgtttgaagacctgaggagtgtgaatctcaggcatgaaagaaATATGTATATGTGGAATACGACTtactgttgatgttgctattgatgactttaattgatatgtggtgatgttgatatttatgatgatattgatttgagttGACGTTGCTAATGAagtcatgtcaacatgaattgatgttattattgatgattatgtgaatatgaaatgaggttgttgttgttgttgatagcGTCATTGAGATAAGATGATGTTTATGTTGAGAACAAtattgaaatggaatgttgatgatgttggaaatgccttgagatgtgcatgttgtgtattcatggggggtgcagtgaccttgtcggatgtccctttTGTGGGAAACTAGAGTGGCTAAAGaatttaagcatttctgaggggattcttaggtgctttaattcatccatggtcatgtACTTGACGacgcccatgtttcatacgtgggatgttgtgtatgttcgtggggggggTGTAGTGACCTTGTCGGGTGTCCCTTGTATGGGAAACTatagtggttaaagaatttaagtATTTCTAAGGGGATTCTT comes from the Glycine soja cultivar W05 chromosome 6, ASM419377v2, whole genome shotgun sequence genome and includes:
- the LOC114415984 gene encoding uncharacterized protein LOC114415984 yields the protein MAGRNNRAIANALQALAQAIGNPNWGEAGGAVEYQGLDHFQRNNLLSFNGGYNPDAEYWWENTRQCLEAEGQDMTRDVFKRVFLEKYFPEDVRNKKEMKFLELKQGNMTVAEYATKFEELVRYFPHYQGRNGESSKCVTFLNGLRPEVKQAVNYQGVH